In Bradysia coprophila strain Holo2 unplaced genomic scaffold, BU_Bcop_v1 contig_350, whole genome shotgun sequence, a genomic segment contains:
- the LOC119080972 gene encoding Down syndrome cell adhesion molecule-like protein Dscam2 isoform X3, which produces MDLRYGHLRAVLMLMFFLKASSALELQGPVFSHEPPHKVEFSNSTGGHIECFGQGSPQPEIEWSPVPPHQDMVYSLSNGSLIFYPFSGEKYRHEIHSTVYRCKLRNLVGTVLSREVHVRGVVNQEYTVQVHDEYVMSGNTAVLKCQVPSYMSEFVIVTSWVQDTGMHLYPNTDIGGKYTVLSNGELYINNAGPSDAFKTYTCRTVNRLTGDMQVSTYPGRIIVTEPKGLVQPRINVEKHSLRHVVLNGQTTLPCIAQGHPVPTYRWFKEENEQLLPLQLSERITMVSAGLLKITKARLEDSGKYLCWVNNTAGEETIQVTLTVTAPLTAHLQPQVQTVDVDKDAQFQCIISGHPVHDINWLHDGKPILRDSRIEISTDPPRLFIKRVQKEDQGMYQCFVTNEWEQIQSTAELQLGDASPELVYWFSEQTLQPGPTVSLKCVATGNPPPQFTWTLDGFPIPDNSRFLVGQYVTVHDDVISHVNVSNVKEEDGGEYSCIGTNGVGKVSHSAKVNIYGLPFIREMPKITGVSGRDLIVKCPVAGYPIDKVHWERDGQTLPINRRQRAYNNGTLVIEQLQRLEDAGTYTCMASNKQKQTARRNVEIQVLVPPKIMPIQSMTNMLKEGMRAAISCQILEGDLPVTFRWERNGKPLIGTGNEVIRRLDEYSAVLVVEHISSEHSGNYTCIASNVAGTERFTVPVTVNVPPKWLLQPKDSSAQAGQDVSVHCQADGYPKPTVTWKKAIGSSPGEYKDFLYEPNVSLDSNGSIHFTKISKESQGHFLCEAKNNIGTGVSKVIFLKVNVPAHFSTKNKQISVAKGKQVHVQCNVQGDTPIDIKWKIQNTQQHLDESLDTRYTIREQVLDDGMVSELGISHTYRQDTGMYICQASNAFGQDEMSMHLIVQEVPEQPKNLRINAQQSRSLQLTWSQPFAGNSPIEEYHVQYKVITDTWQTAERISVTGSQTVVNINNLHPAKAYHIRMAAENKLGSSEFSEIVQITTLEEVPSGPPLNVRGEAKSSTEIFLIWDSPDKEDWNGNLLGYYVGYQMTASIDDVGPTQGFNFKTVEVRSHFGGETLLQNLNKYTQYSIVVQAYTSQGSGPPSKEILVSSLEDVPSYPPETPKCDVLSSTSIYITWSPPPVEGQNGKIKGYRVSYISTDEIYETDPHVVKSTNQYLTVENLKKYTNYSVTVLAYTKMGDGVKTKPFFCRTHEDVPSAPQDIKAIPASNAKVIISWLPPKNRNGDISGYTFYMSVLDGGRDEGIHKRVLGPLADTHETQRLQDGATYQFWLTALTKIGEGEKTKVITVPPNNKVPARIVSFSRNIITPWKENLVLPCRKVGVPAPVTIWRQDGQPMETSSRKTIAKNGTLYVKDAQYLDSGNYTCAVENVWGKDEIIYQLLVLVPPDPPILSVVNSYTDSLELEWLDNRNGGSLILGYVINYKRDNGDWEELQIDSKTNSHLLGNLWCGTRYQLYITAYNKIGTGLPCDIVNSFTKGNVPVQPKHSQMITNNSTSVTCWLDSWGDGGCGILYFVIESKPYARSQWNMVANHIAPTERIFTVGDLQPGTRYQLKVTAHNNAGFTTSVYNFTTLTPQGILYNSDHTNPVSHMGESSFYANFKVLIPICLSILILLGLIAVVLIIRKRKISSQNRLPSSSMSDSPSLANLQNKQNRDQQYHAVRCQSNRNSNSNDSGSFKAEGNEYIEDICPYATFQLNKQTYSESSYSGNVYSGPYHSVRGSFVYHDVKPDGYQREEPEYTKVRRKGNRLRDPHSESQEYDTLGSESDNEVSSRAINQAKYRPQRDPQDETSSSSENSPSSLSRKSKPSYPSRKSGKSAQSLAKRHVRSSSGYSSHNEETTFRYV; this is translated from the exons ATAGAATGGTCGCCAGTTCCGCCACATCAAGATATGGTGTATTCATTATCAAatggaagtttaattttctatCCATTTTCCGGAGAAAAATACCGCcatgaaattcattcaacaGTTTATAG GTGTAAATTAAGAAATCTTGTGGGAACAGTACTGAGTCGAGAAGTTCATGTGCGAGGAG TTGTCAATCAAGAATATACTGTTCAAGTGCATGACGAGTATGTGATGTCTGGAAATACGGCTGTACTGAAATGTCAG gTGCCCAGTTATATGTCTGAGTTTGTGATCGTAACGTCTTGGGTACAAGATACGGGAATGCATCTGTATCCCAACACGGATATCGGTGGCAAATATACCGTTTTGTCGAATGGGGAATTGTATATCAACAACGCAGGTCCTAGCGATGCATTTAAAACGTATACGTGCCGAACCGTAAATAGGTTAACAG GTGATATGCAGGTGTCAACATATCCCGGCAGAATAATCGTTACCGAACCAAAGGGATTGGTACAACCTAGAATCAATGTAGAAAAACATTCATTGCGTCACGTTGTTTTAAATGGGCAGACGACATTGCCGTGTATCGCTCAGGGCCATCCAGTCCCAACATATAG ATGGtttaaagaagaaaacgaACAGCTGCTTCCACTTCAGTTAAGCGAACGAATAACAATGGTTTCGGCTggattattaaaaataacaaag GCACGGCTTGAGGACAGTGGAAAATATCTCTGTTGGGTTAACAATACGGCTGGCGAGGAAACGATCCAGGTGACACTGACAGTTACAG CACCATTAACAGCCCATTTACAACCTCAGGTACAAACAGTAGATGTTGATAAAGATGCTCAGTTTCAGTGTATTATATCTGGCCATCCCGTGCATGACATTAATTGGCTGCATGATGGAAAACCCATTTTGCGTGACAGTCGTATCGAG ATATCCACCGATCCGCCtagattatttattaaaagGGTACAGAAAGAAGATCAAGGGATGTATCAATGTTTTGTTACAAACGAATGGGAACAGATTCAATCTACGGCTGAGCTTCAATTAGGAG ATGCGTCTCCAGAATTGGTTTACTGGTTTTCTGAACAGACTCTACAGCCAGGACCAACCGTATCCTTAAAATGTGTTGCCACtg GCAATCCACCACCTCAATTCACATGGACATTGGACGGATTTCCC ATTCCCGATAATTCAAGATTTCTGGTAGGTCAATATGTGACTGTGCACGATGATGTTATCAGTCACGTAAATGTTTCGAATGTTAAAGAAGAGGATGGTGGCGAATATTCATGCATCGGAACAAATGGTGTGGGCAA GGTGTCTCACAGTGCCAAAGTCAATATCTACGGGCTTCCATTCATCCGTGAAATGCCAAAAATAACTGGTGTGTCGGGCAGAGATTTAATAGTGAAGTGTCCTGTCGCCGGTTATCCGATAGATAAAGTTCATTGGgaaagag ATGGGCAAACCCTACCAATTAATCGAAGACAACGAGCTTACAACAACGGAACCTTAGTGATAGAGCAGCTACAGAGACTTGAAGATGCAG gtACATACACATGCATGGCCAGCAATAAACAAAAGCAAACGGCTAGACGGAATGTGGAAATCCAAGTGTTAG TGCCACCAAAAATTATGCCTATACAGTCGATGACAAATATGTTAAAAGAAGGTATGAGAGCAGCTATTTCGTGCCAAATTCTGGAGGGTGATTTGCCGGTAACATTTCGCTGGGAACGAAATGGAAAACCGCTGATTGGAACTGG CAACGAAGTAATACGACGATTAGACGAATATTCGGCTGTCTTAGTGGTTGAGCACATTTCGTCGGAACACTCGGGTAATTATACCTGTATCGCCAGTAATGTGGCTGGAACAGAACGATTCACAGTTCCAGTGACAGTAAATGTACCACCGAAGTGGTTGCTTCAGCCTAAG GATTCAAGTGCGCAAGCTGGACAGGATGTATCCGTTCACTGCCAGGCAGACgg GTATCCAAAACCAACGGTGACATGGAAAAAGGCGATTGGTTCGTCGCCCGGTGAATataaagattttttatatGAGCCGAACGTTTCCTTGGATTCGAATGGCTCTattcattttacgaaaatttccaaagaatCACAAGGCCACTTTTTGTGCGAGGCTAAAAATAACATCGGCACTGGCGTCagtaaagttatttttctcaaaGTGAATG TACCTGCtcatttttcaaccaaaaataaacaaatatcgGTCGCTAAAGGAAAACAAGTGCACGTTCAGTGCAATGTTCAGGGAGACACACCCATTGatattaaatggaaaattcaaaacacTCAACAGCATCTGGATGAATCATTAGACACACG ATACACAATCAGAGAGCAAGTGCTGGATGACGGTATGGTCTCCGAACTTGGAATATCACACACGTATCGGCAAGATACCGGCATGTACATTTGCCAGGCTAGTAATGCATTCGGTCAAGATGAAATGTCGATGCATTTGATAGTACAAGAAGTTCCCGAACAGCCGAAAAATCTTCGAATAAACGCACAACAATCACGTAGTCTTCAATTGACGTGGAGTCAACCGTTCGCTGGAAATAGTCCAATCGAAGAATATCATGTTCAATATAAGGTTATAACCGACACTTGGCAAACGGCCGAACGAATATCTGTGACTGGATCGCAAACTGTTGTCAACATTAATAATTTACATCCTGCAAAGGCATACCACATTCGAATGGCTGCTGAAAATAAACTGGGCTCGTCAGAGTTTTCGGAAATAGTTCAAATAACTACGTTGGAAGAAG TGCCTTCTGGTCCTCCCCTCAACGTTAGAGGCGAGGCAAAAAGTTCAACtgaaatttttctcatttGGGATTCCCCTGACAAAGAAGACTGGAATGGCAATTTACTAGGATATTATGTGGGTTACCAAATGACCGCCAGCATTGACGATGTTGGTCCCACTCAGGgctttaatttcaaaaccgTGGAAGTACGGTCGCATTTCGGCGGAGAGACACTACTTCAAAACTTGAATAAATACACGCAATATAGTATAGTGGTACAGGCATACACAAGCCAAGGCAGCGGTCCACCGAGTAAAGAGATTTTAGTTAGCTCATTGGAGGAcg TGCCATCTTACCCACCGGAGACTCCAAAGTGTGATGTACTTAGTTCGACGTCGATTTATATAACTTGGTCACCTCCTCCTGTCGAAGGTCAAAATGGTAAAATTAAGGGGTACAGAGTGTCTTATATAtcaactgatgaaatttatg aaactgATCCTCATGTTGTGAAATCAACCAATCAATATCTTACTGTAGAGAATCTAAAGAAGTATACCAATTACAGTGTCACAGTGTTAGCTTATACGAAAATGGGTGACGGAGTAAAAACGAAACCGTTTTTCTGTCGAACACACGAAGATG TTCCATCGGCACCGCAAGACATCAAAGCCATTCCAGCATCGAATGCAAAAGTAATTATATCATGGCTGCCGccgaaaaatcgaaatggcgacatt TCTGGatacacattttacatgtcCGTGTTGGACGGTGGACGTGACGAAGGTATTCACAAGAGAGTGTTAGGTCCACTTGCTGATACACACGAAACACAACGACTCCAGGACGGTGCAACGTATCAATTTTGGCTAACTGCGCTGACAAAAATCGGCGAAGGTGAAAAGACGAAGGTCATTACAGTTCCTCCAAATAACAAAGTTCCTGCCAGAATTGTATCGTTCAGTCGTAATATCATCACCCCGTGGAAAGAGAATTTGGTGCTACCATGCCGAAAGGTTGGCGTGCCAGCACCGGTTACAATTTGGCGACAAGATGGACAGCCCATGGAAACAAGTAGTCGGAAAACAATCGCTAAAAATGGAACGTTATATGTTAAAGATGCCCAGTATTTGGACAGTGGAAATTACACTTGTGCC GTTGAAAATGTTTGGGGAAAAGATGAAATTATTTACCAACTGCTCGTACTGGTACCGCCCGATCCACCAATATTGTCCGTAGTAAATTCATATACCGACAGTTTGGAACTGGAATGGTTGGACAATCGTAACGGTGGCAGCTTAATATTGGGCTATGTGATTAACTACAAACGCGACAATGGTGACTGGGAGGAGCTGCAGATCGACTCCAAGACCAATTCACATTTACTGGGCAATCTGTGGTGCGGTACGCGATATCAGCTGTACATAACTGCttacaataaaattggaaCCGGTCTTCCATGCGACATCGTCAATTCGTTCACTAAAGGAAATGTACCTGTGCAACCGAAGCATTCGCAAATGATAACAAACAATTCAACCAGTGTGACATGTTGGCTGGATTCATGGGGTGACGGTGGATGtggaattttatattttgtcattgaaaGTAAACCATATGCAAGATCACAATGGAATATGGTGGCCAATCATATAGCTCCTACTGAGCGAATATTTACGGTTGGCGACTTGCAGCCGGGGACGAGGTATCAG CTTAAAGTTACTGCCCACAATAATGCTGGCTTCACGACATCAGTTTATAATTTCACAACTCTAACACCTCAGGGAA ttttatACAACTCCGATCACACTAATCCTGTATCTCACATGGGAGAAAGttcattttatgcaaattttaag GTTCTCATCCCAATATGTTTATCAATTCTTATTTTACTGGGCCTTATAGCTGTAGTTCTAATTATACGTAAAAGAA AAATTTCATCACAAAACCGTTTACCATCGTCGTCCATGTCGGATTCACCATCGTTAGctaatttacaaaacaaacaaaatcggGATCAACAATATCATGCGGTCCGTTGTCAGAGCAATCGGAACAGTAATTCAAACGATTCGGGCAGTTTCAAAGCTGAAGGGAATG AATACATCGAAGACATTTGTCCATACGCAACATTTCAACTGAACAAACAAACGTACAGCGAAAGTTCATATAGCGGTAATGTTTACAGTGGTCCATATCATTCAGTGCGCGGCTCCTTCGTATACCACGACGTGAAACCAGATGGATACCAACGAGAAGAGCCGGAATACACAAAAGTACGACGAAAAGGCAATCGTCTGCGTGATCCGCATTCGGAAAGTCAAG AATACGATACGCTAGGCTCAGAATCAGATAATGAGGTATCATCCAGGGCTATTAATCAAGCCAAATATCGACCACAGAGAG